From a single Arachnia propionica genomic region:
- a CDS encoding DUF6301 family protein has translation MIIFPPQDFITWANMLVQFPWPIQLNDFPPYAEQLGWKPTSRPTWFNVVPDKNDEITILSSSEAGDVYKLFLHMAINDADDVEGAAELNDHLVSCVAAGRKEWGEPFLLEAGDDPTATWRFPGDMFAQVTGGSTAVLFRFFTPEGRWYFL, from the coding sequence ATGATCATATTCCCCCCGCAAGATTTCATCACCTGGGCCAACATGCTTGTGCAGTTTCCATGGCCTATCCAGCTCAACGACTTCCCTCCCTACGCCGAACAGCTGGGCTGGAAACCTACTTCGCGACCGACGTGGTTCAACGTGGTCCCTGACAAAAATGATGAGATCACGATCCTCAGCAGTAGTGAGGCAGGGGACGTGTATAAGCTTTTTTTGCACATGGCGATAAATGACGCTGATGATGTCGAGGGTGCTGCTGAGTTGAATGATCATCTCGTGTCCTGTGTTGCTGCTGGGAGGAAGGAGTGGGGGGAGCCTTTCCTGCTGGAAGCTGGGGATGATCCCACTGCTACCTGGAGGTTCCCTGGTGACATGTTCGCTCAGGTAACAGGGGGATCCACGGCTGTTCTGTTTCGGTTCTTCACGCCGGAGGGGCGGTGGTATTTTCTCTAG
- a CDS encoding DUF6301 family protein — protein sequence MIIFAPQEFIMWTNTLIQFPWPIRLNDFLPYAEQLGWKPTSLPNEFTVFPDNDYEFTTLSSSETGDVYKLFLYMAVNDMKNDEGAVELNDHFVSCVAAGRKAWGEPFLLEAGDDPTATWRFPGDMFAQVTGGFMAVLFRFFTPEGRWYFL from the coding sequence ATGATTATATTTGCCCCGCAAGAATTCATCATGTGGACTAACACACTCATACAGTTTCCGTGGCCCATCCGACTCAACGACTTCCTTCCCTATGCTGAACAATTGGGCTGGAAGCCCACTTCGTTGCCAAATGAATTCACTGTATTCCCTGACAATGATTATGAGTTCACGACTCTCAGTAGCAGTGAAACAGGGGATGTGTATAAACTTTTTTTGTACATGGCGGTGAACGACATGAAGAATGATGAGGGTGCTGTTGAGTTGAATGATCATTTTGTGTCTTGTGTGGCTGCTGGGAGGAAGGCGTGGGGGGAGCCGTTTCTGCTGGAGGCTGGGGATGATCCCACTGCTACCTGGAGGTTCCCTGGGGACATGTTCGCTCAAGTGACAGGGGGATTCATGGCTGTTCTGTTTCGGTTCTTCACGCCGGAGGGGCGGTGGTATTTTCTCTAG